A single region of the Halorussus gelatinilyticus genome encodes:
- a CDS encoding carboxylate--amine ligase, whose protein sequence is MATFRSFEGLRDALADAEFDRPPAIVCNAHITGLSVARALQARDVPVIAIDRNEKGVAPYSDAVDFAGRVTYPLDDEAGFCEDVEALAAELDHEPVAFGCMDEWVHAFSRTEPEGVVLPFAERATIDRVLDKESLYTVAEELGVPYPETYRIAETDPTETGGEQGPAGREGGPGGEGRESIPAAEAAERLGFPLVVKPALKRKFAEAVGTNVIEVADEAEFEDVVANAAAEGVRVMAQEKVPAVQGEDCSLASYVPESGDAVSFVGNARVRYPLGYGTSCVVRRATGEDAREVEENALAVLDETGYYGISEAEFLYDGDREQYALIDVNTRPWKWISLPVQAGANLPLAAYSDAVGEDYEADEVRDASWVYLADYLKALGTEGFADVLSRDDWLSLMSGDFEASADLTTGVYRPSDPAPAYQLLTTEFGTQEYYCSC, encoded by the coding sequence GGGACTCCGCGACGCGCTCGCGGACGCCGAGTTCGACCGACCGCCCGCAATCGTCTGCAACGCCCACATCACCGGCCTGAGCGTGGCCCGCGCGCTTCAGGCCCGCGACGTGCCGGTAATCGCCATCGACCGCAACGAGAAGGGCGTCGCGCCCTACTCGGACGCCGTCGATTTCGCGGGGCGAGTCACCTACCCGCTGGACGACGAGGCGGGCTTCTGCGAGGACGTGGAGGCCCTCGCCGCCGAGTTGGACCACGAACCGGTCGCGTTCGGGTGCATGGACGAGTGGGTCCACGCCTTCTCCCGGACCGAACCCGAGGGCGTGGTCCTCCCGTTCGCCGAGCGCGCGACCATCGACCGCGTGCTGGACAAAGAATCGCTGTACACCGTCGCCGAGGAGTTGGGCGTTCCCTACCCCGAGACCTACCGCATCGCCGAGACCGACCCCACAGAGACCGGCGGCGAGCAGGGACCCGCCGGGCGTGAGGGCGGACCGGGCGGCGAGGGCCGCGAGAGCATCCCCGCCGCGGAGGCCGCTGAACGACTGGGCTTCCCGCTCGTGGTCAAGCCCGCCCTGAAGCGGAAGTTCGCCGAGGCGGTCGGGACCAACGTCATCGAAGTCGCCGACGAAGCGGAGTTCGAGGACGTGGTGGCCAACGCCGCCGCGGAGGGCGTCCGCGTGATGGCCCAAGAGAAGGTCCCGGCCGTACAGGGAGAGGACTGCTCGCTGGCCTCCTACGTGCCCGAATCGGGCGACGCCGTCTCGTTCGTCGGGAACGCCCGCGTCCGGTACCCGCTCGGCTACGGCACCTCCTGCGTCGTCCGGCGCGCCACGGGCGAGGACGCCCGAGAGGTCGAGGAGAACGCGCTCGCGGTCCTCGACGAGACGGGCTACTACGGCATCAGCGAGGCCGAGTTCCTCTACGACGGCGACCGCGAGCAGTACGCCCTCATCGACGTGAACACCCGGCCGTGGAAGTGGATTTCACTGCCGGTACAGGCCGGCGCGAACCTCCCGCTGGCGGCCTACAGCGATGCAGTCGGCGAGGACTACGAGGCCGACGAGGTACGTGACGCGAGTTGGGTCTACCTCGCGGATTACCTGAAAGCGCTCGGAACCGAAGGGTTCGCGGACGTGCTGAGCCGCGACGACTGGCTCTCGCTCATGTCCGGCGACTTCGAGGCGAGCGCCGACCTGACGACCGGCGTGTACCGTCCCTCCGACCCCGCACCGGCGTACCAGCTTCTCACGACGGAGTTCGGGACGCAGGAGTACTACTGCTCCTGTTGA
- a CDS encoding DMT family transporter, translated as MNDRTATIGLFASLAVLWGFSFLAISVGLESLAPVLFAAFRYDVAAVLLLGYAFVRDTAPWPTDRASASAVLAGGLFLVAANAFLFVGQQTVPSGVAAIMQSLVPIATSLWALALLPEERVSARGAVGIALGLVGVGLIVRPDPANLLGDDVIGRLFILLQVAGVALGGVLIQRARPTLERTALTGWSMLVGALVLHGVSAGLGEPFALPRTPAAAGAVAYLGVFATAIAFVIYFTLLEVRGALETSLVAYLVPVVATVVGVAVLGESITAFTVLGFVLVFAGFVVLKRRAIADLAGDTRRFVARADD; from the coding sequence GTGAACGACCGCACCGCGACCATCGGACTGTTCGCCTCGCTCGCCGTGCTCTGGGGGTTCTCGTTTCTGGCGATTTCCGTCGGTCTCGAATCGCTGGCGCCCGTGCTGTTCGCCGCGTTCCGGTACGACGTCGCCGCCGTCCTCCTGCTCGGCTACGCGTTCGTCCGCGACACCGCACCCTGGCCGACCGACCGCGCCAGCGCGAGCGCCGTCCTCGCGGGCGGACTGTTCCTGGTCGCCGCGAACGCGTTCCTCTTCGTCGGCCAGCAGACCGTGCCCAGCGGGGTAGCGGCCATCATGCAGAGCCTCGTTCCCATCGCGACATCGCTGTGGGCGCTCGCGTTGTTGCCGGAAGAGCGCGTCTCGGCCCGCGGTGCGGTGGGCATCGCGCTGGGCCTCGTCGGCGTCGGACTCATCGTCCGGCCCGACCCCGCGAACCTGCTCGGCGACGACGTCATCGGGCGACTGTTCATCCTGCTTCAGGTCGCCGGCGTCGCGCTCGGGGGCGTCCTGATTCAGCGCGCCCGACCCACGCTCGAACGGACCGCGCTCACGGGATGGTCGATGCTCGTCGGCGCGCTCGTCCTGCACGGCGTCAGCGCGGGTCTCGGCGAACCGTTCGCGCTCCCGCGGACCCCGGCGGCCGCCGGGGCGGTCGCGTACCTCGGGGTCTTCGCCACCGCGATAGCCTTCGTCATCTACTTCACGCTCCTCGAGGTCCGGGGCGCGCTGGAGACGTCGCTGGTCGCCTACCTCGTCCCGGTCGTCGCCACCGTCGTCGGCGTCGCGGTTCTCGGAGAGTCTATCACGGCATTCACCGTCCTCGGTTTCGTCCTCGTGTTCGCCGGATTCGTCGTCCTCAAGCGGCGGGCCATCGCCGACCTGGCGGGCGACACGCGGCGGTTCGTCGCGCGCGCCGACGACTGA
- a CDS encoding LLM class flavin-dependent oxidoreductase, with translation MSSDYIHLNLFTMNSVEHVTTGNWRTPGDQSHRYTDVEYWLDVARTAERGGFDAVFFADVRGIYDVFGGDSDTAIENAVQTPANDPQALVPAMATVTDNLGFAVTRSTTYVHPYQLARELSTLDHVTDGRVAFNIVTSYLESAARNLGLDERMDRQTRYDRADEFMDVCHRLWEESWEDDAVVRDRESGVYTDPEKVSDIDFEGEYFSVPDAHSCEPSPQRTPVLYQAGSSDRGRDFAANNAEAVFVSQPTEEGVRDYVADLRERAEARGRDPDELRFFPGIVPVVGETEDVAREKYETYAENVDYEATLALLAGFTDIDFSELDPDQKVEHIETDAIQGAVNAFTQNDPDRDWTVGEVAEFAGLGSTSPVVVGSPEQVADELQYWYEEVGVDGFNVKEVVRPGTLRDFVDMVVPELRERGLVRDEYEGETLRENLFEEEGRTRLAADHPAWN, from the coding sequence ATGAGCAGCGACTACATCCACCTCAACCTCTTCACGATGAACTCGGTCGAACACGTCACGACCGGCAACTGGCGGACGCCGGGCGACCAGTCCCACCGTTACACCGACGTCGAGTACTGGCTCGACGTGGCCCGGACCGCCGAGCGCGGCGGGTTCGACGCAGTGTTCTTCGCGGACGTGCGTGGCATCTACGACGTGTTCGGCGGCGACAGCGACACTGCAATCGAGAACGCGGTCCAGACGCCCGCGAACGACCCGCAGGCGCTCGTTCCCGCGATGGCGACCGTCACCGACAATCTGGGGTTCGCCGTGACGCGCTCGACGACCTACGTCCACCCCTACCAGTTGGCCCGCGAACTCTCGACGCTGGACCACGTGACCGACGGCCGCGTCGCGTTCAACATCGTCACCTCCTATCTGGAGAGCGCGGCACGGAATCTGGGGCTAGACGAGCGGATGGACCGCCAGACCAGATACGACCGGGCCGACGAGTTCATGGACGTCTGCCACCGCCTCTGGGAGGAGAGTTGGGAGGACGACGCCGTGGTCCGGGACCGCGAGTCGGGCGTCTACACCGACCCGGAGAAAGTCTCGGACATCGACTTCGAGGGCGAGTACTTCTCGGTCCCCGACGCCCACAGTTGCGAACCCTCGCCCCAGCGGACGCCCGTACTGTATCAGGCCGGGTCCTCGGACCGCGGACGGGACTTCGCGGCGAACAACGCCGAGGCGGTCTTCGTCAGCCAACCCACCGAGGAGGGCGTCCGGGACTACGTGGCCGACCTCCGCGAGCGCGCCGAGGCGCGCGGCCGCGACCCCGACGAACTCCGCTTCTTCCCCGGCATCGTCCCGGTCGTCGGCGAGACCGAGGACGTCGCCCGCGAGAAGTACGAGACCTACGCCGAGAACGTCGATTACGAGGCGACTCTGGCACTACTTGCCGGTTTCACCGACATCGACTTCTCCGAACTGGACCCCGACCAGAAGGTCGAGCACATCGAGACCGACGCGATTCAGGGCGCGGTCAACGCCTTCACGCAGAACGACCCCGACCGGGACTGGACGGTCGGCGAAGTCGCGGAGTTCGCGGGATTGGGGTCCACGTCGCCGGTCGTCGTCGGGAGTCCGGAGCAGGTCGCCGACGAACTCCAGTACTGGTACGAGGAGGTCGGCGTGGACGGATTCAACGTCAAGGAGGTCGTCCGGCCGGGCACCCTCCGGGACTTCGTGGACATGGTGGTGCCGGAACTGCGCGAGCGCGGACTGGTCCGCGACGAGTACGAGGGCGAGACGTTGCGCGAGAACCTGTTCGAGGAGGAAGGCCGGACGCGACTGGCAGCGGACCACCCGGCGTGGAACTGA